Proteins encoded within one genomic window of Streptosporangium album:
- a CDS encoding Tn3 family transposase, whose translation MVQHWDDMVRVAGSLSTNQVRAYDLIKMMTADGRLTGLGNAFAHYGRIFKTLHLLQVVHVEDYRRMIGAQLNVGESRHTLARRVFFGNLGRLTRGYERGMEDQVGALGLGINAITWWNSLYIDAAVKRLEAGGLGIGPEIRSRLSPLLFEHINFHGFYPFNRPDLDGGLRELRDPNAADEQE comes from the coding sequence ATCGTCCAGCATTGGGACGACATGGTGCGGGTGGCCGGCTCACTGTCCACCAACCAGGTCCGCGCCTACGACCTGATCAAGATGATGACCGCCGACGGCCGCCTGACCGGCCTGGGCAACGCCTTCGCCCACTACGGCCGCATCTTCAAGACGCTCCACCTGCTGCAGGTCGTCCACGTGGAGGACTACCGCAGGATGATCGGGGCGCAGCTGAACGTCGGCGAGTCCCGCCACACCCTGGCGCGCCGGGTGTTCTTCGGCAACCTCGGCCGGCTGACGCGCGGTTATGAACGCGGCATGGAGGACCAGGTGGGCGCGCTGGGCCTCGGGATCAACGCCATCACCTGGTGGAACAGTCTCTATATTGACGCGGCGGTCAAAAGGCTGGAGGCCGGCGGGCTGGGCATCGGCCCCGAGATCCGCTCCCGTCTTTCGCCGTTGCTGTTCGAGCACATCAATTTCCACGGTTTCTACCCGTTCAACCGTCCTGACCTGGATGGAGGGCTCCGCGAGCTGCGCGACCCCAACGCCGCCGACGAACAGGAGTAG
- a CDS encoding Clp protease N-terminal domain-containing protein, whose product MAAIDHYINTIIDQGAHEAHTNGSATIEAHHLLLAIAAERGTTTHQALTSAGLDHRAIRDALDREFEHSLSAAGVSRAAFDLPQPSSAPQRPSQLGASAKLALERGFASVARKKDLRPAHLLLGILQAEVGTVPRALALAGIDQADLKARVQRTLTNAGE is encoded by the coding sequence ATGGCCGCCATCGACCACTACATCAACACGATCATCGACCAGGGAGCACACGAAGCCCACACCAACGGATCGGCGACGATCGAGGCACACCATCTCCTGCTGGCGATCGCCGCCGAGCGAGGAACCACCACCCATCAGGCCCTTACTTCGGCCGGGCTCGATCATCGAGCGATCCGCGACGCGCTGGACCGGGAGTTCGAGCACAGCCTGAGCGCGGCCGGAGTCTCTCGTGCCGCCTTCGACCTCCCGCAGCCGAGCAGCGCCCCCCAGCGTCCGTCGCAACTGGGGGCATCGGCCAAACTCGCGCTCGAACGAGGCTTCGCGTCCGTTGCCCGTAAGAAGGATCTGCGGCCGGCGCATCTGCTGCTCGGGATCTTGCAAGCCGAGGTCGGCACCGTGCCGCGCGCGCTCGCCCTGGCAGGTATCGACCAAGCCGATCTGAAGGCGCGCGTACAGCGGACGCTCACCAACGCGGGCGAGTAA
- a CDS encoding ABC transporter ATP-binding protein, with amino-acid sequence MTTSEVVVDVDGLRMRYGTTDVLRDVNFRAHQGEVLCLLGPNGAGKTTSIEIMEGFRMRSAGRVEVLGTDPAHGDEPWRARVGIVLQSWRDHGKWRVRQLLEHLGSYYAAYSTESIKRPWDASQLVAAVGLTEQADKKVRMLSGGQRRRLDVAIGLVGRPELVFLDEPTAGLDPVARRGFHELIEGLTDEGETTILLTTHDLSEAEKLADRILVLDGGRIIADGTAAELARQIAGQDEVRWTRDGQSFRQSTTESTRLVFDLFKQHGEAIENLEVRRASLEDTYLSLVHQAESGTNEAAETNKAEEVAR; translated from the coding sequence ATGACGACGAGCGAAGTCGTAGTCGATGTCGACGGCCTGCGCATGCGCTACGGCACGACCGACGTCCTGCGTGACGTGAACTTCCGCGCACACCAAGGAGAAGTGCTGTGCCTGCTCGGGCCGAACGGGGCGGGAAAGACCACCTCGATCGAGATCATGGAGGGTTTCCGGATGCGGTCGGCAGGCCGCGTCGAGGTGCTCGGCACCGATCCGGCGCACGGCGACGAGCCATGGCGGGCACGGGTTGGGATCGTCCTGCAGTCCTGGCGTGACCATGGCAAATGGCGGGTCCGTCAACTGCTGGAGCATCTCGGTTCGTATTACGCCGCCTACTCCACCGAGTCGATCAAACGGCCGTGGGACGCGAGTCAACTCGTCGCGGCGGTCGGCCTGACCGAGCAGGCGGACAAGAAGGTCAGGATGCTCTCCGGCGGGCAGCGGCGCCGGCTGGATGTGGCGATCGGCCTCGTGGGCCGCCCCGAACTGGTGTTCCTCGACGAGCCCACCGCCGGGCTCGACCCGGTGGCCCGGCGTGGTTTCCACGAACTCATCGAGGGCCTCACCGACGAGGGCGAGACCACGATCCTGCTCACCACCCATGATCTGAGCGAAGCCGAGAAACTCGCCGACCGCATCCTGGTCCTCGACGGGGGGCGGATCATCGCGGACGGCACAGCGGCGGAACTCGCACGGCAGATCGCCGGCCAAGACGAGGTGCGCTGGACTCGTGACGGACAGAGCTTCCGGCAGTCGACCACCGAGTCGACCCGGCTGGTTTTCGACTTGTTCAAGCAGCACGGCGAGGCGATCGAGAACCTCGAGGTCCGCCGGGCCTCGCTGGAGGACACCTATCTCTCCCTGGTGCACCAGGCCGAATCCGGCACGAACGAAGCAGCCGAGACGAACAAGGCGGAAGAGGTGGCCCGATGA
- a CDS encoding ABC transporter permease: protein MNPTAMAWRAGWSRGLIELRQSLTNGGDLFNHFFWPVLMLIAVFFLREVSFGQSGFSLGTLVLPSILGMNAAMSMVSMSQQLTADREDGTLLRAKATPNGMVGYLLGKIISVSGSLVVDLAIFLIPGMFIISGLAIGDPGSWLTLSWVLALGLVATLPIGAVLGSVFVSVRSQGLLTLPILGMIAISGIFYPLTVLPEWVQWIAQAFPIYWLGLGMRSALLPDGAVAVEIGESWRHLETIGVLGAWAVLGLLLAPIVLRRMARRESGSSVAERREKALQRIG, encoded by the coding sequence ATGAATCCGACCGCGATGGCATGGCGTGCGGGCTGGTCCCGCGGTCTGATCGAGCTGCGGCAGTCGCTCACCAACGGCGGGGATCTGTTCAACCACTTCTTCTGGCCCGTGTTGATGTTGATCGCCGTGTTCTTCCTGCGAGAGGTGTCCTTCGGGCAGAGCGGATTCTCCCTCGGTACCCTGGTCTTGCCGAGCATCCTCGGGATGAACGCCGCGATGTCCATGGTCAGCATGAGCCAGCAGCTCACCGCCGACCGGGAGGACGGGACCCTGCTGCGTGCCAAGGCGACACCGAACGGAATGGTGGGCTACCTGCTCGGCAAGATCATCTCGGTGTCCGGCAGCCTGGTCGTCGACCTTGCGATCTTTCTGATTCCCGGCATGTTCATCATTTCCGGCCTTGCGATCGGCGACCCGGGCTCCTGGCTGACCCTGAGCTGGGTGCTGGCGCTGGGACTGGTGGCGACCCTGCCGATCGGCGCGGTGCTGGGATCGGTGTTCGTCAGCGTACGCAGCCAGGGACTGCTCACGCTGCCGATCCTCGGCATGATCGCGATCTCCGGAATCTTCTACCCGCTCACAGTGCTGCCGGAGTGGGTGCAATGGATCGCCCAGGCCTTCCCGATCTACTGGCTCGGCCTCGGCATGCGCTCGGCCCTGCTGCCCGATGGCGCGGTCGCCGTCGAGATCGGCGAATCCTGGCGGCACCTGGAAACCATCGGGGTGCTCGGGGCCTGGGCGGTGCTCGGCCTGCTCCTCGCGCCGATCGTACTGCGCCGGATGGCGCGCCGGGAGTCCGGTTCCAGCGTGGCCGAGCGCCGTGAGAAGGCCCTGCAGCGCATCGGGTAA
- a CDS encoding recombinase family protein, with amino-acid sequence MALYGYCRVSTADQNPDHQIDALLRAGVVQENIFLDRASGARASRPELDRLMAALGDGDMLKITRLDRLSRSVQHLINLGADLRTRGVGLHVIEQGIDTETMEGRAMFGMLAVLAELQRELIVSNTNDGLAAARARGRVGGRRPKLTQRQLDQAQSMYDSGDHTVEEIAATFHVSRPTMYRQLTSFQEGRDCVLVVYRSSRRPKTDASNRRLGETGQSEKIQKDTDRKWWPIAPARRSKVKAIVYVADGTVARVRAVDGNLTRWQHDDRGYADVPVSPPLTDLQIAEQLPTLSIRIGDPRPHVRGKLREYLIL; translated from the coding sequence ATGGCGCTCTACGGATACTGCCGCGTCTCGACCGCCGACCAGAACCCCGATCACCAGATCGACGCGCTCCTGCGCGCCGGGGTGGTACAGGAGAACATCTTCCTCGACCGGGCCAGCGGCGCCCGGGCCTCCCGGCCCGAGCTCGACCGCCTCATGGCAGCGCTGGGCGACGGCGACATGCTCAAGATCACCCGGCTGGACCGGCTGTCACGCTCGGTCCAGCACCTCATCAACCTCGGCGCCGACCTACGGACCCGCGGAGTCGGCCTGCACGTCATCGAGCAGGGCATCGACACCGAGACGATGGAGGGCCGCGCGATGTTCGGCATGCTGGCGGTCCTGGCCGAGCTGCAGCGCGAACTCATCGTCTCCAACACCAACGACGGCCTGGCCGCCGCCCGCGCCCGCGGCCGCGTCGGCGGCCGCCGCCCCAAACTCACCCAGCGCCAGCTCGACCAGGCCCAAAGCATGTACGACAGCGGCGACCACACCGTGGAGGAGATCGCCGCGACCTTCCACGTGTCCCGCCCCACCATGTACCGGCAGCTCACCTCCTTCCAGGAGGGCCGCGACTGCGTCCTGGTCGTCTACCGCAGCAGCCGCCGGCCCAAGACCGACGCCAGCAACCGCCGCCTGGGCGAGACCGGCCAGTCCGAGAAGATCCAGAAGGACACCGACCGCAAATGGTGGCCCATCGCCCCCGCCCGCCGGTCCAAGGTCAAAGCGATCGTCTACGTCGCCGACGGCACCGTGGCGCGGGTCCGCGCCGTCGACGGCAACCTCACCCGATGGCAGCACGACGACCGCGGCTACGCCGACGTCCCCGTCAGCCCACCCCTGACCGACCTGCAGATCGCCGAGCAACTCCCCACCTTGAGCATCCGGATCGGCGACCCGCGACCGCACGTGCGCGGCAAGCTCCGCGAGTACCTCATCCTGTGA
- the mihF gene encoding integration host factor, actinobacterial type produces the protein MRDDGAVASAGVYGGRACDQPIYLRESSSMALPTMTPEQRANALVRSAEARRFRIELLAEVKSGKTSVAEVFGRSGEDIVKRTRVVQVLRAVPGYGPAKVAALMATSGVDERRRVGGLTEQQRDRLLTALAD, from the coding sequence GTGCGCGATGATGGTGCGGTGGCCTCCGCCGGCGTGTACGGCGGGAGGGCGTGTGACCAGCCGATCTATCTACGGGAGAGCAGTTCGATGGCATTGCCGACGATGACTCCAGAGCAGCGGGCGAACGCTTTGGTGAGGTCGGCCGAGGCGAGGAGGTTCCGGATCGAGCTTCTCGCCGAGGTGAAGTCCGGTAAGACGAGCGTGGCCGAGGTGTTTGGTCGTAGCGGCGAGGACATCGTGAAGAGGACGCGCGTGGTTCAGGTCCTTCGCGCGGTCCCTGGGTACGGGCCGGCGAAGGTCGCGGCGTTGATGGCCACGTCCGGGGTGGATGAGAGGCGCAGGGTCGGCGGGCTGACCGAGCAGCAGCGGGACCGGCTTCTGACGGCGTTGGCTGACTGA
- the istA gene encoding IS21 family transposase translates to MALTKVELFDQIRRDSWREGLGVRALARKYGVHRRLVREALTQPEPTPRKTPKRRSPQLEPFKKVIDEWLRADLDAPRKQRHTVKRIHRRLLDEQDAAGLSYSTVRDYLAKRKPEIRIEEGRAPAKVFIRQNHPPGEEAEVDFGELWVNLAGVLTKCYLFVYRMSYSGKAIHKIYATSGQEAFLEGHVEAFTRLGGTPTRHIRYDNLTAAVTKVLFRGRLRVENPRWRLFRSHYRCEAFYCERGIEGAHEKGGVEGQIGYFRRNYLSPVPQVDSLAELNARIEHFEQLEDGRRIGARLRTIAQDFAIEAPLLRALPDDHFWPPSRTGTVGPGYCHIR, encoded by the coding sequence GTGGCGCTCACCAAAGTCGAGCTGTTCGACCAGATCCGCCGGGATTCGTGGCGTGAAGGCCTAGGCGTTCGGGCACTGGCCCGCAAGTACGGCGTGCACAGGCGACTGGTCCGCGAAGCACTGACGCAGCCCGAACCAACACCGCGTAAGACACCGAAACGGCGATCTCCGCAGTTGGAGCCGTTCAAGAAGGTAATCGACGAGTGGTTGCGCGCCGACCTGGACGCGCCCCGCAAACAGCGTCACACCGTCAAGCGGATCCACCGCCGACTGCTCGATGAGCAGGATGCGGCCGGGCTGTCGTACTCCACGGTGCGTGACTACCTCGCCAAGCGCAAACCCGAGATCCGCATCGAGGAGGGCCGGGCACCGGCCAAGGTGTTCATCCGCCAGAACCATCCGCCCGGCGAGGAGGCCGAGGTCGACTTCGGCGAGTTGTGGGTGAACCTGGCCGGGGTGCTGACCAAGTGCTACCTGTTCGTCTACCGCATGTCGTATTCCGGCAAGGCCATCCACAAGATCTACGCCACCAGCGGCCAGGAGGCGTTCCTGGAAGGGCACGTGGAGGCATTCACCCGGCTGGGCGGCACCCCGACCCGGCACATCCGCTACGACAACCTGACCGCGGCAGTGACGAAGGTTCTCTTCCGCGGCCGGCTCCGGGTGGAAAACCCCCGCTGGCGGCTGTTTCGCTCGCACTACCGCTGCGAGGCCTTCTACTGCGAGCGCGGCATCGAGGGCGCTCATGAGAAGGGCGGGGTGGAAGGCCAGATCGGCTACTTTCGTCGCAACTACCTGTCGCCGGTGCCGCAAGTGGACAGCCTGGCCGAGCTCAACGCCCGCATCGAGCACTTCGAGCAGCTCGAAGACGGCCGCCGGATCGGAGCACGGCTGCGCACCATCGCCCAGGACTTCGCGATCGAAGCGCCGCTGCTACGCGCGCTGCCTGACGATCATTTCTGGCCTCCGAGTAGGACAGGAACGGTGGGCCCGGGTTACTGTCACATCCGTTGA
- a CDS encoding ISL3 family transposase has product MELERLVESTALVQILARTRAGAMPCPDCGFLSEKVHSRYQRHLADMAMGDRRMEIVLSVRRLICGNTACQRRTFAEQVAGLTIRYGRRTPLLRSMLEKIAVALAGRAGARLACGLRAIVSRSTMLRLVMALPDPVVTTPRVLGVDDFALRRGHIYGTVLIDCETGAPLDLLPGRDAQPLADWLAEHPGVEIICRDRSGSYADGARTGAPDAAQVADRFHLWQNLGKAVERCVARHRDCLRTPEPEPPEQIPISPPSDPPEAELTGRFAERARRHHALVHDLIEQGHGMRGIARRLGWSRHTVQRYARAVTWQELVDGKWKGVRPSKLDPFKPHLHQRWDAGCTNAKQLHREITALGFHGSYSTVRDYLDEHHARVESALIAAPSPTVRQVTGWLTRHPESLTEDDKTGLKPILEHCPELRAAAGHIRLFGEMLTELRGHNLQTWIAAVRADDLPGLTSFAGGLEADLDAVTNGLTTRWNSGPVEGRVNHIKMIKRQMFGRAGLPLLRKRVLLTAAR; this is encoded by the coding sequence GTGGAGCTCGAACGCCTCGTTGAGTCCACCGCCCTCGTACAGATCCTGGCTCGGACCAGGGCCGGGGCGATGCCGTGCCCGGACTGCGGGTTCCTGTCAGAGAAGGTGCACAGCCGATACCAGCGTCATCTGGCTGACATGGCCATGGGCGATCGCCGGATGGAGATCGTGCTGTCGGTGCGGCGTCTGATCTGCGGCAACACGGCCTGCCAACGGCGGACATTCGCCGAGCAGGTCGCGGGCCTCACCATCCGATACGGGCGGCGGACGCCGCTGCTGAGGTCGATGCTGGAGAAGATCGCGGTCGCGCTGGCCGGACGGGCTGGTGCCCGCCTCGCATGCGGGCTGCGGGCGATCGTGAGCCGGTCGACGATGTTGCGGCTGGTCATGGCATTGCCCGACCCGGTCGTGACGACGCCACGGGTGCTCGGGGTCGACGACTTCGCGTTGCGGCGCGGCCACATCTACGGAACCGTGTTGATCGACTGCGAGACCGGGGCACCGCTGGACCTGCTGCCGGGCAGGGACGCCCAGCCTCTCGCGGACTGGCTGGCCGAACATCCCGGTGTCGAGATCATCTGCCGGGACCGATCCGGCTCCTATGCCGACGGCGCCCGCACCGGGGCGCCGGACGCGGCGCAGGTCGCGGACAGGTTCCACCTTTGGCAGAACCTCGGCAAAGCCGTCGAACGTTGCGTGGCCCGGCACCGAGACTGCCTGCGCACCCCCGAACCCGAGCCCCCAGAGCAGATCCCGATCTCCCCTCCTTCGGATCCGCCGGAGGCGGAGCTCACCGGGAGGTTCGCCGAACGGGCCCGCCGCCATCACGCCCTGGTCCACGACCTGATCGAACAAGGCCACGGCATGCGTGGCATCGCTCGCCGGCTCGGGTGGAGCCGTCACACTGTCCAGCGATATGCCCGCGCCGTGACCTGGCAGGAGTTGGTCGACGGAAAATGGAAGGGCGTTCGTCCCAGCAAGCTCGACCCGTTCAAACCCCACCTCCACCAGCGCTGGGACGCCGGCTGCACCAACGCCAAACAGCTCCACCGCGAGATCACCGCGCTCGGCTTCCACGGCAGCTACTCCACCGTGCGTGACTACCTCGACGAGCATCATGCCCGTGTCGAATCTGCCCTGATCGCCGCGCCTTCACCCACCGTCCGGCAGGTCACCGGCTGGCTGACCCGACACCCCGAGAGCCTGACCGAGGACGACAAAACAGGGCTCAAGCCGATCCTGGAACACTGTCCCGAACTGCGGGCCGCCGCCGGCCACATCCGGCTCTTCGGCGAGATGCTCACCGAACTGCGCGGCCACAATCTCCAGACCTGGATCGCCGCCGTCCGCGCCGATGACCTGCCCGGTCTCACGTCCTTCGCAGGCGGCCTCGAGGCCGACCTGGACGCCGTCACCAACGGCCTGACCACGCGCTGGAACTCCGGGCCCGTCGAGGGCCGCGTCAACCACATCAAAATGATCAAACGGCAGATGTTCGGCCGTGCCGGTCTACCGCTCCTCCGTAAGCGGGTCTTGCTTACCGCCGCCAGGTAG
- a CDS encoding lantibiotic dehydratase family protein yields MTVPPRYQHTGLVLVRATTDPGDLELPTHLDISDPAAIQAEGRTWLATIWSRGDVREALQMASPALATRIDQLLTPGTEPAPAKDVRRAILSAASYLMRWQRRPTPFGMFAGVTAAAIGPAAAKIGTGHRALLRADAEWLLMLVDQLESHPGLRPHLMVVADSAGIVRDGRFIVAERAQVGARTPGPLREISVRHTRPVQAALAAAASPIRFDALADQLAGSFPAASPDKIRDLLHDLVDQHILITSLCPPATAADPLTYLIGALRAAGAKDLPDTATVLEQLDAISEQLARHNTSGPQTAEIRASAATQMTGLAPGIGHVLAVDVRLNGRITVPERVLEEATRAASVLLRLSTQPFGTAAWLDYHARFRTRYGPGALVPVRELVADSGLGYPGGYLGAPRARTAWRMLTERDAILLALIQQATRDGTDINLTGADIEALTVGEHADIVPPQRIELGIAVHATSTVAIDAGAFELQVTAAPRFYTSMAGRFAPLLGEVDQALLAASYAAGDQDAVAVQLSFPPRRAHTTNVVRVPRLLPWL; encoded by the coding sequence ATGACCGTACCCCCGCGCTACCAGCACACCGGCCTGGTCCTGGTGCGCGCCACGACAGACCCCGGCGACCTGGAGTTGCCGACACACCTGGACATATCCGACCCGGCCGCGATCCAGGCCGAAGGCCGCACATGGCTGGCGACAATCTGGTCTCGCGGTGACGTACGCGAGGCGCTGCAGATGGCCAGCCCAGCCCTGGCCACACGCATCGACCAGCTCCTCACTCCCGGCACCGAACCGGCCCCCGCCAAGGATGTGCGCCGCGCCATCTTGTCCGCGGCCTCCTACCTGATGCGCTGGCAGCGACGGCCCACACCCTTCGGGATGTTCGCCGGGGTCACCGCCGCCGCCATCGGACCGGCAGCGGCGAAGATCGGCACCGGGCACCGCGCGCTGTTGCGCGCGGACGCCGAATGGCTGCTGATGCTGGTCGACCAACTCGAATCACACCCAGGGCTACGCCCGCACCTGATGGTGGTGGCCGACAGCGCCGGGATCGTGCGCGACGGACGCTTCATCGTGGCCGAGCGGGCACAGGTCGGCGCCCGAACCCCCGGGCCGCTGCGAGAGATCTCCGTACGCCACACCCGGCCCGTGCAGGCCGCGCTGGCCGCAGCCGCCTCGCCGATACGGTTCGACGCGCTGGCCGACCAACTGGCCGGCTCTTTCCCGGCCGCCTCACCGGACAAGATCCGTGACCTGCTGCACGATCTGGTCGACCAGCACATCCTGATCACGAGCCTGTGCCCGCCGGCGACGGCCGCTGACCCTCTGACCTACCTGATCGGTGCGCTGCGCGCCGCTGGGGCCAAGGACCTGCCCGACACCGCGACGGTACTGGAGCAATTGGATGCAATCAGCGAACAACTGGCCCGCCACAACACCAGCGGCCCGCAGACCGCGGAGATCCGGGCATCGGCCGCCACGCAGATGACCGGGCTTGCCCCCGGTATCGGGCACGTGCTGGCCGTTGACGTACGGCTGAACGGGCGAATCACCGTACCCGAGCGGGTGCTGGAGGAAGCTACGCGCGCCGCGAGCGTCCTGCTGCGCCTGAGTACCCAGCCCTTCGGTACGGCGGCCTGGCTCGACTACCACGCCCGTTTCCGTACCCGCTACGGGCCCGGCGCCCTGGTGCCGGTGCGGGAGTTGGTCGCTGACTCCGGGCTCGGCTACCCCGGCGGCTACCTCGGCGCGCCACGCGCCCGGACCGCATGGCGGATGCTGACCGAACGCGACGCCATCCTCCTCGCGCTGATCCAGCAAGCCACCCGCGACGGCACCGACATCAACCTGACCGGGGCCGACATCGAGGCGTTGACCGTGGGCGAGCACGCCGACATCGTGCCGCCGCAGCGCATCGAGCTCGGCATCGCGGTGCACGCCACCTCCACCGTGGCGATCGACGCCGGCGCGTTCGAGCTGCAGGTCACCGCCGCACCCCGCTTCTACACGAGCATGGCCGGACGATTCGCCCCTCTGCTCGGCGAGGTCGACCAGGCGCTCCTGGCCGCCTCATACGCGGCCGGCGACCAGGACGCGGTAGCGGTGCAACTGTCCTTTCCACCTCGCCGCGCGCACACCACGAACGTGGTGCGCGTCCCGCGATTGCTCCCCTGGTTATGA
- a CDS encoding FxLD family lanthipeptide, with protein MSLLTPGALDLDKTLSLPDDEFALDMRVVETTTPLATMMCSTGDGCGSTCSGSACSTSTNDPS; from the coding sequence ATGTCCCTGCTGACCCCCGGGGCCCTGGACCTCGACAAGACCCTGTCCCTGCCCGATGACGAGTTCGCGCTGGACATGCGCGTGGTGGAGACCACCACGCCGCTCGCGACCATGATGTGTAGCACCGGCGACGGGTGCGGCAGCACCTGCAGCGGATCCGCGTGCAGCACCAGCACCAACGACCCGTCCTAA
- the fxlM gene encoding methyltransferase, FxLD system, giving the protein MPLRYTKTRTSNREDIDQDVTDRASAALEATGYGNRVRVILADAEHGVPNLGLFDAIIVTVGAWDIPPTWLNQLAKNGVIVVPLRMNGVTRSIAFQVEADHLVSTSAEVCGFVAMQGDGQHTDRIFRLPDADGHHIELQFDDGAPDNPSLLDAALATGRTEVWSGITIQNGVSFADLHLWFAGFLPGFCRVAAEEGTELARERGTWFPYAAVRGDSFAYLAVRRIGAGVEFGARAYGAHGEDAATAMVEQIQAWDRRARSGPAPTIAFWPTGTTPQIPDRAAVLAKTHGLVTISWPATS; this is encoded by the coding sequence ATACCTCTCAGATACACCAAGACACGTACATCTAACAGAGAAGATATCGACCAAGACGTGACCGACCGGGCCAGCGCCGCACTGGAGGCCACCGGGTACGGCAACCGGGTCAGGGTCATCCTGGCCGACGCCGAGCACGGTGTGCCTAACCTCGGACTGTTCGATGCGATCATCGTGACGGTCGGCGCGTGGGACATCCCGCCGACCTGGCTGAACCAGCTGGCCAAGAACGGCGTGATCGTCGTGCCACTGCGCATGAACGGCGTCACCCGCTCGATCGCGTTCCAGGTCGAGGCGGACCACCTGGTGAGCACCTCCGCCGAGGTATGCGGGTTCGTCGCGATGCAGGGCGACGGGCAGCACACCGACCGGATCTTCCGGCTCCCCGACGCCGATGGCCACCACATCGAGCTGCAGTTCGACGACGGGGCACCAGACAACCCGAGCCTGCTCGACGCTGCGCTGGCGACCGGCCGCACCGAGGTGTGGTCCGGCATCACGATCCAGAACGGGGTCTCGTTCGCCGACCTGCACCTGTGGTTCGCCGGTTTCCTGCCCGGATTCTGCAGGGTCGCCGCCGAGGAGGGAACCGAACTGGCCCGCGAGCGGGGCACGTGGTTCCCCTACGCGGCCGTGCGCGGCGACTCCTTCGCCTATTTGGCGGTGCGCCGGATAGGCGCCGGAGTCGAATTCGGGGCGCGCGCCTACGGAGCGCACGGAGAGGACGCCGCGACCGCGATGGTCGAACAGATCCAGGCGTGGGACCGCCGCGCACGGAGCGGCCCGGCCCCCACGATCGCCTTCTGGCCGACCGGCACCACCCCGCAGATACCCGACCGTGCGGCGGTCCTCGCCAAGACCCACGGTCTGGTCACGATCTCCTGGCCTGCGACGAGCTGA